GCGTAGATAAAGTGGACGACCGCTTGAAGCACTTGCCACACTGCTTGCACTCAAACACTTTCTCTGCGTTGTGCACGGCTCTAGCGAGGAGATGAATATTAATTCCATCAGTAAACAGTAAAGGTAAAACCTACTATGGAATTGCTTAACTTGATGGCAAGTTACTGATAGTGGCTCTAGTTTGTCAAAGATAGTGCAAAGTACACTGAAATCCAACAGATAAAGATATTTTGAAGAATCATCATGCCATAGTAGcatattttatttccttaatAGAACTTTGCCAAATTCATCACTTTACATGAGTTATATTTGACAAAGGGTAGCATTCGAGATATTTCTATACATTTCCCTCGCCATCAAATACATTTATTAATGAACAATATCCCATTATTAACTAAACATCGCCACGTACTCACCTGTGCTGCGTGAGGCTGATTTCGTGACCGAAGGTTTTGTTACAGTATTCACAAGCAAATGGCCTCTTGCCATTGTGAGAGCGTCGTGAGTGGACCTCGAGTCCATGTGGCGTACTGAACATCTTTTCACATTTGATGCACGAATACACATCTCCAAGTGGCAAGGGTTTCACCAAGATCCATCAAGGGGTAGGAACCGTGCCTGGAAAAGACCAGGGGAACAGACCTCAGAAGCGCTCATGCTCCAAGGGAAGGAATAACTAAGTGAAGAAGGAGTGACGAAGAATAAGACACAGCCACACTGTTGCGATTTGCGTCGAGATTGAGGACgacgaagacgaggaggaggct
The Penaeus monodon isolate SGIC_2016 unplaced genomic scaffold, NSTDA_Pmon_1 PmonScaffold_17178, whole genome shotgun sequence genome window above contains:
- the LOC119569615 gene encoding zinc finger protein Gfi-1b-like yields the protein MFSTPHGLEVHSRRSHNGKRPFACEYCNKTFGHEISLTQHRAVHNAEKVFECKQCGKCFKRSSTLSTHLLIHSDTRPYPCQYCGKRFHQKSDMKKHTYIHT